TGTCGCCGAGTTGACGACCGGCGCCGCGGCGAACGACCCCGAGGTCCAACAGTTCCGCTACTCCTCGCCGTATGTCCCCGTCGAGGAACGATACGGCAAGTACGCCCGCCCGGCGTTTGCGCCCGGCCGCGGGATCGTCGCGGCGCTCCGCGAGTTCACGACCCGCATGCACGCAGAGTTTCAGTTCGACCAGCGGGCCACGCACGTCGGCACGACGGTGGGAGAGGCGTTTGATCGCCGGGCCGGCGTTTGTCAGGACTTTGCTCACGTGCAGATTTCCTGTCTCCGATCGCTCGGCTTGGCGGCCCGATACGTCAGCGGTTACCTGCGGACCTCGCCTCCTGCCGGCAAGCCCCGCCTCGTCGGCGCCGACGCCTCGCACGCCTGGGTCGGCGCGTACTGCGGATCGCTGGGATGGATCGACTTCGATCCTACGAACGACGTCCCCGTCGACCTCGACCACGTCACCGTCGCCTACGGTCGCGATTACGGCGACATCAGCCCGTTTCAGGGCGTAATCCTCGGCGGAGGAGCCCCCGTCATGTCGGTGGCCGTCGACGTCGTCCCGCACGGCGAAGACCGTTGACCCAGACCGTGCAGCGCGTGCGATCGCCCACCCCTTTGGGACAGCCCCTGCCAGCGAACCGCCGAGCGCCCAGCCGGCAAGCGTCGGCAGGCAGGTGATGTCGGCGACCCATTTCTGGTTCGGCCGCTCGGCCGAGAAGTCGCGAGCAAGCGCGATGCGGGTCGCCGCCGATTGGCGCCGGAGTCGGTTCGCAGTATTCGAAAAAAACGGCGCAAAACGATTGACTCCCCCAGCCCCACGCATTAAACTGCAACCGGTGGCAGTCAGTAAGATGATTACGCTTTTCTCGCTCCTTTTCAGTAGTTTTCTGCTTCGTATGAGCCCCGTAATGGCTTGTGCAACCGCTGGCGGTTAGCGGGCTTGAATCGCTGGCTGCGAACCGTCCCTCCGGCAAACTGCCGGAAATTCCCCGAATTCTCCCCCGGTCCCGTGACCATGCCTGCGACGATCTACGACATTGCCCAAAAGGCCGGCGTGTCCAGTTCCACGGTCGCCCGGGTCCTCCGCGGCAGCACGCTCGGCCTGCGTCGCGACAGCGCCGAACGGGCCGATCGCATTCGCGAAATCGCCAGCGAGTTGGGCTATCGCCCCAACGTCCGGGCGCGGGCGTTCTCCGAACAACGGACCAAGGGGATCGGGCTGCTCTACTCCGACGACGCGTGGGTCTTTGAAGGGGTCAACGACAAGGTCGTCCAGGGGCTCGTCAACGAGCTGCGCAAGTCGGGCCATCATTCGCTGCTCGTGCCGCTGGACGACACGGCCGACTGGGAAGAGGTCGTCCTCGGCGGTCACATCGACGGGTGCGTCGCGTTCCAGCGGTTGCCCGAACAGGTTCGCGACGAGATTCGCGACGCCGGCCTGCCGTGCGTCATGCTCGGCGACGATTCCGATCCGACGTTGCCGCAGATCCTGGTCGACGACTTCGGCGGCGGCTACGCGGCCGCTCGTCATCTCATCGGCTTAGGTCACCGGCGGATCGCCCTGTTCGTGCACGAGTGCGTCAAACCCCATTGCAGCATCGGCGAGCGCCGTCGCGGGGTCGAGGCGGCCGTCGTCGAGGCGGGGCTTCAGCCCCTGTTCTGGCACTGCACCGAGGCCGAAACCGTCGAGCGGCTCGTCCGCGGCGACGAGCCGGTGACCGGGCTCATCTGCTACAGCGATCTCGAGTCGACGCTCGCGGTCTTCGGGCTGTGGCAGTACGGGCTGCGGGTTCCCGATTTTGTCAGCGTCGTTGGTTTCAACGACAAGTTCGCGACCGAGTTCATGATGCCGCCGCTGACGACCGTGGGGTTCGACGCGTGTCGCATCGGCTCGCTC
The window above is part of the Pirellulales bacterium genome. Proteins encoded here:
- a CDS encoding transglutaminase family protein; this translates as MHYHLRHTTKYSYGESAPVCQNLIRLRPRDLPWQRVLSHRLVIAPEPAGTAACTDYFGNQVEYFAIEEPHRGLAVTATSEVVLTSRSANSEHAPGPAWEEVVAELTTGAAANDPEVQQFRYSSPYVPVEERYGKYARPAFAPGRGIVAALREFTTRMHAEFQFDQRATHVGTTVGEAFDRRAGVCQDFAHVQISCLRSLGLAARYVSGYLRTSPPAGKPRLVGADASHAWVGAYCGSLGWIDFDPTNDVPVDLDHVTVAYGRDYGDISPFQGVILGGGAPVMSVAVDVVPHGEDR
- a CDS encoding LacI family DNA-binding transcriptional regulator, translating into MPATIYDIAQKAGVSSSTVARVLRGSTLGLRRDSAERADRIREIASELGYRPNVRARAFSEQRTKGIGLLYSDDAWVFEGVNDKVVQGLVNELRKSGHHSLLVPLDDTADWEEVVLGGHIDGCVAFQRLPEQVRDEIRDAGLPCVMLGDDSDPTLPQILVDDFGGGYAAARHLIGLGHRRIALFVHECVKPHCSIGERRRGVEAAVVEAGLQPLFWHCTEAETVERLVRGDEPVTGLICYSDLESTLAVFGLWQYGLRVPDFVSVVGFNDKFATEFMMPPLTTVGFDACRIGSLGAQLVVSSLANPGDASETDLEVETDAATGAAKIVTVKTKLIVRASTAAPRTSRGQKI